In Thermogemmata fonticola, the genomic stretch CCCCGGACACTTCTGCACCGCACGGGCATGCAGCACCGAAACATCCCCCGCGCCGATAAAGCCAACCCCGATCGTCTCCGGACTGGTTCCCATACGACACGCTCCTGTGCGACAGCTCCAGCCACGGGAAGCGGACCTCTATCCCCTGGACCAGCGGCTGGCGTGGGGATCATCGTATCAGTCCCCCGTGGCATTGGCCGGAGGGAATTTTTTACTTCACTTCTTACGAAACCGAGTTATGATAGTCCAACTGGAGTGAGATCATGAGGTCGAAAATGCCCCGCAAGACCCGAACCCAGGACAATGATATTTTCCCTCGCAGGGACCGTTCCATCGCGATCTCGCTGAGTGAGCCACAACCAGGAGTACCGGGTGGACCCGCCATCGTGTCAACACGCCGGAGTGCATTCCGGACCGAACCGATGACCCAACCAGGACCGAACCGATGAGAGATCACAACCTTACCCGCATGCCCCCCGCCGGAAGTCGCGTACGGTTGAGCCTCGCAACGTCGAGCGACCCCGTGGTGGGGCCGAAACACCTCCTCACCGGGATGCGACCCCTGGCCCCGCCGGCGACGGCCCGACCGCTTTCCCGCCACGGCTGGCTCCGCGGTCTATTCCCGTGGATCATGGTGATCGTCACGATCCTCGGGGCTACGGCACCGGCGGCTCGCGCGACCGACCCGAACGCCTCGCCGCCAAACATCCTGTTTCTGTTCGCCGACGATCAACGGGCCGACACCATCGCCGCGTGGGGCAACCCACACATCCGCACCCCGAACCTCGATCGGCTCGTCGCTCACGGTTGCAGCTTCCGCAATAACTACTGCTTCGGCTCCAACAGCGGGGCGGTCTGCGTGCCCAGCCGGGCGATGCTCATGAGCGGCCGAACCTGGTTCGACGTGAAGCCGAATCTCGACGGTGTCCCCCTGCTACCCGAGATCCTCCGAGCTGCCGGCTACACGACCTTCGCCACCGGCAAGTGGCACAACGGCGAATCTTCCTTCGTGCGGGCCTTTCCGGACGCCCGTTCGGTCTTTTTCGGCGGGATGGCCGATCACACGAAGGTCCCCGTCGCGGACGTGAGCGGCGGCAAGGTCACGAATCGCCGAGTGGCGAAGAAGTTCTCTAGCGAGGAATTCGCAGACGCCGCGATCGAATTCCTCAACGGCTACAAGGGAAGAAAGCCGTTCTTCTGCTACGTCGCCTTCACGGCCCCGCACGACCCCCGGAACCCACCCGAGAAGTACCGCGAGATGTACTACCAGGCTCGCCCGCCGCTGCCCGCGAACTTCCGCCCGCTGCCGGCCTTTGACAACGGGTTGACGAAGAATATCCGCGACGAGAACCTTGCCCCCTACCCGCGAACCAAGGAAGTCGTGGGGGATCAGTTGTGTGAGTACTACGGCCTCATCACCCACCTGGACGAGCAGGTGGGCCGCATCCTGAAGGCACTCGAGAAAAGCGACTACGCCCAGAATACGATTGTCGTGTACACGGCCGACCACGGCCTGGCGATGGGCAGTCACGGGCTACTCGGCAAGCAAAGCCTGTACGAGCACAGCATGAAGTGCCCGCTGGTCATCGCCGGTCCGGGTATCCCCGCCGGGAAGACGATCGACGCCTTCACCTACCTATTCGACCTATTCCCCACAATCTGCGAATGGGCCGGAGCCAAGCTGCCGGAGAAAGTCGCCGGGGAAAGCCTTCGTCCGCTGTGGGTTGGTGAGAAGAAGCAACTCCGGGACTCCGTATTCCTACCGTTCAGCGGACTCATGCGTTCGGTGCGGGACGAACGGTGGAAACTGATCGTCTACCCGCCCATCAACCACCGAGAACTGTTCGACCTGAAAACCGACCCCGGTGAGACGCGGAACCTCGCCGCCGAGCCGGGATTCGCCGCCGAGGTCGAGCGACTCACAACGCTTTTGACCGACTGGCAACGGAAGGTGGGCGACACGCAACCGCTCAGCGTCACCAAGCCAAAGCCGAAGGAGGTGCGATTCGACGACTTCGACCGCAAGCCGGACAAATGGCAACCCCCGTGGATCGTGGAGAAATACTTCGGAAAGCCTTGACCCGAAGTTTGCCTTCCATCGCACACTGTACCAAAGCAGGTACGATGCCCTGACGCACATCGTGCCCTCACGCGCACTGCACCCCGACTCACCCCCAACTCGGAAGCACACCGTTCCGGGATGCCCGGAACGCCGAAGCCCTGATGGCCCTAGAGGCGCTTGACCAATCGGGCCAATGGGAGGCCTAATGGCTAACCCAAGCCAAAATTCCAGCTTAGCGCCGTCAGAAATTCTGCTCAGGCCCCTTCTTACTTCCCCTCTGTCGTTCGGGCTGGAGAGAAACCTGGCCGGGCACCTACCGGAGGGGCAGCCGGGGCGGGAACGGTGCGCTGCGGGAGAAAATTAGGCGCCGGCTTGGTACCCCGTTTGCACAGAAGCAACGGTCAAGGGACGGTGCGGGCGTGCCTCGTGGTGTCGCACCTGTGTCCAGGTTCAGCATACTTGGCGGTGTCGCACCGGTGTCCGGGTTCAGCACGCTTGGCGGTGCCGCACCCGCGCCCCACTCCAGACTGCGGAGGACTTCGCGATGCTCAAAATTCGCACGATTCTGCACCCGACGGATTTTTCCGAGCCGTCCCAGGCGGCTTGGGAGTTGGCTTGCGCTTTGGCCCGCGATTACAACGCCCGCCTGCTCATCCTGCATGTCTATTCCCCGCCTCCGGTTTACGCTCCCGACGGCATCGCCATGCCTCTGCCCCAGGAAGAACCGGCCAGTCTGCAGGCCCGCCTCGCCGCTCTGCGCCCCCCGGATGACCGCATCCCCTACGAACACCGCCTCCTCGAAGGCGAACCTGCGGAAAAAATCCTGGAACTGGCCCAACAGGAACACGCCGACCTCATCGTCATGGGAACTCACGGCACCACCGGCCTGGCTCGCTTGCTCGTCGGCAGTGTCGCCGAAAGCGTCTTGCGTAAAGCCCCGTGCCCCGTCCTGACGGTCCGCGCCGCCGCCCTCCCCGCGGTCCAAACGTGACTTTGACCCCTCCTCCACGGGCGAACACGGGGCGGGTTCTGCCAGCCCGCATCGGCCCAGCGCCAAACAGACACAGTCCTTGTAACCCTGCCGCACAGCCTTGGGACAAAATCCGGCCAGCCCGACGGAACGGTCCGAGCACCGGAGGCGAAGCGGCTTCGGAACGGACCGCCAGAATGTGTGCGACGCCGGATGGCCTTCCCCTGCAACGTGTGAGCGGATTCCCCCCTCTCATTAATTGAGGACTTTTTTCTCCAAAATCGAGGCCGAGCCGGGCGTCTGGTACGGCCTGTGCATAAAGCTTCTGGCGTCTCACCGTGTCCGAAGCGGAAACGAGGGGGAAGGAGGCGAACATGACTCTCGCGGCATCGGGTTTGACCGAGCGGCAAGTGGAACATTACCGCCGGCGCTTGGAACGGCTAGTCGCCCGCCTGCGGCCGGAGGTGCGCCATCTGGAGGCGGAAGCCTGGCGCGGCTCGGAGCAACCGGTGGCCGGGGTGGAGCTGCCGGGCATCGACACCGATCCGCCCAGCCAGGAGGAGGAGGAATACCTGGCACGGGTGCTCTGGCAAAACGAGCGGGAAATCCTGGCACAAGCCCAGGACGCCCTCACCCGCATCGCCGCTGGTACCTATGGCCTGTGCGTCCACTGCGGTGCGCCGATCGGCAAGGAACGGCTCGATCTGCTTCCCCACACCCCGTACTGCATCGACTGCGCCCGCAAGGCGGAAGCAGGAGAGCTGGACTAAAAGCGGCCCTGAAACCCCCCGCCTCTTTCCTAGGATGTGCGAGGCCTGACCATGAATCGTTCGGAAGCGCTGCGGCAGTTGCTCGAAGACCTGATCCGCGTGCTCCAGGAGCAGGTGCGCCTGCTGGAACGCACCGTGGAGCGGGTCGAACAGGTCACTGGCCATTTGGGCGTGGCGGCGGAGTATGGCATCATCGCCTCGGAGCTGGCCGCCCTGGCCGTGCGGGCACGCCAACTCGCCGAGCAAACCACCTGGGAGCCGGTGTGAACCCGCCGCTTCTCGCAGACCGCCCGAACGCGCCGACTCCTGGGGAATCGGTCGAAAACGGCTGTCCCCACCGGGGCCTCTAGCCTTCACTCCGGCTGCCTCTGGTGTCCGGCTGCCTCGGGCGACAGGGCCAGCCCGCGAACTGGGGCTGGTTTTTTTCCAACGCTGGTAAGGGGAAAGGTTCCGGTGAAATGTTCCACCCTGGAAATCCTGGGTCTGTGAGCGGACGGGGACAGATTCTCTGCGCGATTCGGAAAGGAGGGTGCATCATGTTCGTTCCAACCGGTTGGCGCGACTGGGAGCTGGTGATGGCTGCGTTGCTGTACGCCTGGGCTGCCCTGGCGGCGGCCTCCCTGTTCGCCTTCGGAGTGGCTTACGGCCTGTTCCGGGAGCATTCGCCTTCCGCGGGCGCTTCTCCGCCGGGCCAAGCCGGTCAAGCCGTGCAGGCTGCGGCTTCCACCGTGTCTTCCTCGACGGTCTACGTCACGCCAGCGCGTCCTTCCCCCGCGGCGGTCCCTGCGGCGGAGCCGAGCCGTGAAACTAGCCGGGAGTGGGCGGCGGCCAACGCCTCCTGACCAGAAGTCCCGCAGGCTCCCGGTGCGGAATCCCGCAGCGGTAGTGCCCTCTCCAATTGTATGATGAAGGTGCGGACAAGACCCCGCCCTTCAGCGTGGGGAGAGAATAGATCGGAGTGCCTGGTAAGGAGTTGACTCCGTGGAACTACCGCAATTGCATCATCCGTGGCTGATTGCCGTCTGGCCGGGGATGGGCCATGTGGCCATCAATGCGGGGATTTACCTGCTGGCCAAGCTCGGCATGAACGCCCTGGCGGAATTCGAGACCCCGGACCTCTTCGACGTGGAACAGGTGGAGGTCAAGGAAGGCCTGATCCAGCCAGTGCGCCGTCCCCGGCATCGTCTCTACGTCTGGCAGGACCCTCAGCAACGGCACGACCTGGTCGTCTTCGTCGGCGAAGCCCAGCCGCAGTGGGGCAAATACGCCTTCTGCCGCCACCTCATGGACATCGCCCGCAAGCTCAACGTCGAGCGGGTCTTCACCTTCGCCGCTATGGCCACGCAGATGCATCCCCGGCAGCGCTCCCGCGTCTTCGGCGCGACCACCGATCCCGCCTACCGGGACGAACTCAAACAACTGGAACTCCACCTGCTCCAGGACGGGCACATCGGCGGCCTCAATGGCATCCTGTTGGCAGCGGCGGCGGAAGCCCAGCTCCCCGGCACCTGCTTGCTCGGCGAAATGCCCCACATCTTCGCCCAATTCCCCTTTCCCAAGGCGTCTCTGGCCATCCTGGAAGTCTTCACCACCATCGCCCGCCTGGACCTGGACCTGACCGAACTGCAACGCGAAGCGGAACGGGTGGAAGAACAGCTTGGCGAACTGCTCGAACGCGTCCAGGAAAAGTACCGCGAGCTTCACGGTGAAGCCGAGGAGGGCGAAGAAATAGAGCCGGAGGAAGGGGAAGAAGCCGCGGAGGAAGCCGCCCCGGAAGCGGACCGCGAAACCGCCTCCGCCGAAGCCCCGGAAGACACCCGCCGCCCCGGACGCAACGGCAAACTCTCCCCCGCCGACCAGCAGCACATCGAGCAGCTCTTCACCGAGGCCGCCGCCGACCGCTCCAAAGCCTTCGAGCTGAAGCGGGAACTCGACCGCCTCGGCGTCTTCAAAGACTACGAAGACCGCTTCCTCGACCTCTTCAAAAAACCCTCCGCCTGAGCCCCCCGCCTTCCGCCTCTCCCTTCGCTCCCGCAGCCCCGGCGCGAATCTGGGGCCGGAGCCGGTGGGAGGCAGCCTGAGTCCTCACCGGGCGGGCGCTGGAGGAAAGGCCGGAGCATTTTCTTCCGCAAAATCCGCAGTCAGGGATGGACGATGGGCCTTCGCGGGGGATATAATAGGACAAAAACATGCGATTATCGGCATTCATCCAGGCCGGATCGCCGGGGGCAAGAGGGAACCATGCTGAGCAAAACCGGTTTGCATGCTGTGCGTGCGATGGTGGCGTTGGCACAACTGCCGCCAGCGGCCTATGCCGGAGCGGGGAGCATCGCCCGCCGCATCAGCGCTCCCCCGAACTATCTGGCCAAGCTCCTGCGCCTCCTGGTTGACCAGGGCCTGGTCGAATCCCAAAAGGGACTGGGCGGGGGCTTCCGCTTGGCCCGCGATCCCCGCACGATCTCCCTCTACGATGTCGTGGAACCGATCGAGCACCTGAGCCGCTGGTCCGGCTGCATTCTGGGCTTGCCAGCCTGTTCGGACTCCGCGCCTTGTCCCCTCCACGAGC encodes the following:
- a CDS encoding sulfatase-like hydrolase/transferase, whose product is MRDHNLTRMPPAGSRVRLSLATSSDPVVGPKHLLTGMRPLAPPATARPLSRHGWLRGLFPWIMVIVTILGATAPAARATDPNASPPNILFLFADDQRADTIAAWGNPHIRTPNLDRLVAHGCSFRNNYCFGSNSGAVCVPSRAMLMSGRTWFDVKPNLDGVPLLPEILRAAGYTTFATGKWHNGESSFVRAFPDARSVFFGGMADHTKVPVADVSGGKVTNRRVAKKFSSEEFADAAIEFLNGYKGRKPFFCYVAFTAPHDPRNPPEKYREMYYQARPPLPANFRPLPAFDNGLTKNIRDENLAPYPRTKEVVGDQLCEYYGLITHLDEQVGRILKALEKSDYAQNTIVVYTADHGLAMGSHGLLGKQSLYEHSMKCPLVIAGPGIPAGKTIDAFTYLFDLFPTICEWAGAKLPEKVAGESLRPLWVGEKKQLRDSVFLPFSGLMRSVRDERWKLIVYPPINHRELFDLKTDPGETRNLAAEPGFAAEVERLTTLLTDWQRKVGDTQPLSVTKPKPKEVRFDDFDRKPDKWQPPWIVEKYFGKP
- a CDS encoding universal stress protein, giving the protein MLKIRTILHPTDFSEPSQAAWELACALARDYNARLLILHVYSPPPVYAPDGIAMPLPQEEPASLQARLAALRPPDDRIPYEHRLLEGEPAEKILELAQQEHADLIVMGTHGTTGLARLLVGSVAESVLRKAPCPVLTVRAAALPAVQT
- a CDS encoding TraR/DksA family transcriptional regulator; the encoded protein is MTLAASGLTERQVEHYRRRLERLVARLRPEVRHLEAEAWRGSEQPVAGVELPGIDTDPPSQEEEEYLARVLWQNEREILAQAQDALTRIAAGTYGLCVHCGAPIGKERLDLLPHTPYCIDCARKAEAGELD
- a CDS encoding PAC2 family protein, with protein sequence MELPQLHHPWLIAVWPGMGHVAINAGIYLLAKLGMNALAEFETPDLFDVEQVEVKEGLIQPVRRPRHRLYVWQDPQQRHDLVVFVGEAQPQWGKYAFCRHLMDIARKLNVERVFTFAAMATQMHPRQRSRVFGATTDPAYRDELKQLELHLLQDGHIGGLNGILLAAAAEAQLPGTCLLGEMPHIFAQFPFPKASLAILEVFTTIARLDLDLTELQREAERVEEQLGELLERVQEKYRELHGEAEEGEEIEPEEGEEAAEEAAPEADRETASAEAPEDTRRPGRNGKLSPADQQHIEQLFTEAAADRSKAFELKRELDRLGVFKDYEDRFLDLFKKPSA
- a CDS encoding RrF2 family transcriptional regulator, producing the protein MLSKTGLHAVRAMVALAQLPPAAYAGAGSIARRISAPPNYLAKLLRLLVDQGLVESQKGLGGGFRLARDPRTISLYDVVEPIEHLSRWSGCILGLPACSDSAPCPLHERWKAVRSAYIQMLQRTTLADLVARIPPRRKIPS